Proteins encoded by one window of Rhodobacteraceae bacterium IMCC1335:
- a CDS encoding HAMP domain-containing protein has protein sequence MKTSMSLSAKIISLILLFCLTSLASGLYSISSMASIGKKIHNLSTVEIPLQNQVAKISEHQLNQELALTGAALNLELDEIEKYKMHLSNFHQLNKVVAKELELAETLIRSTVDTLNPEENNIDTSTMAQVQDDLGQSVLTYNNILKSLELVGQKHDEYAIQSSKFIELLEHTSAQSQITRFARIQRQKVLVQLEETQKHLDTHLSKLRDTVQKISLQAMIEAEETEKSALRVTVLIISSSLFISLSIGIWIAVNIRRRLRETIISVDQISDGNLTVKNDLSSNDEIGSVMRAISKMQENLTNIVASLLEVSRQVTEQSEQMQSGAQQVSDGTTEQANSVQETATAMEQMTTSIRENADGAVEADRKATILAEDAQVCAQAMEKTAGSMKDIADKITIVEEITRKIELLALNASVEAARAGEHGKGFAVVASEVSKLAELSKQAASDIQVSSGEGKELAEKTNQMLNALLPEIEKTKDLVQNISASSEEQSTGAAQINTSVQVLDGVIQSNASAAQQLFQTAQTVSALAPRLKALVARFKTDHPSDEVSFQQSMPAPPSRPPAPSSDPIQSNNFENY, from the coding sequence ATGAAAACCTCGATGAGCCTGTCTGCCAAAATCATATCGCTTATTCTTTTATTTTGCCTCACCAGCCTCGCTTCCGGCCTCTATTCAATATCCTCAATGGCTTCGATTGGTAAAAAAATCCACAATCTATCAACAGTTGAAATTCCTTTGCAAAATCAGGTCGCAAAAATTTCTGAACATCAATTAAACCAAGAGCTGGCGCTCACCGGAGCAGCGCTAAATTTAGAGTTAGATGAGATTGAAAAATACAAAATGCATCTGAGTAATTTCCACCAACTGAATAAGGTTGTCGCGAAGGAACTAGAACTGGCTGAAACCTTAATACGCAGTACTGTTGACACACTTAATCCTGAAGAAAACAATATCGACACCAGCACTATGGCCCAAGTCCAAGACGACCTGGGGCAGAGTGTTTTGACTTACAACAATATTCTAAAAAGCTTGGAACTTGTAGGGCAGAAACATGACGAATACGCCATTCAAAGCTCAAAATTCATAGAGCTACTGGAACACACAAGTGCACAAAGTCAGATTACAAGATTTGCCAGAATTCAGCGGCAAAAAGTTTTGGTTCAGTTAGAAGAGACGCAAAAACACTTGGATACGCATTTGAGCAAATTGCGCGATACCGTCCAAAAGATCTCACTTCAAGCAATGATCGAAGCTGAAGAAACAGAAAAATCCGCTCTTAGAGTCACCGTTCTGATCATCAGCTCTTCGCTTTTTATCTCGCTTAGCATCGGCATTTGGATCGCGGTGAATATCCGGCGCCGTTTGCGCGAAACAATCATCTCTGTCGATCAAATTTCTGACGGCAACCTCACCGTGAAAAATGATTTGTCTTCCAATGACGAAATCGGTTCGGTGATGCGCGCAATCTCAAAAATGCAGGAAAATCTCACGAATATTGTGGCCTCGCTGCTTGAGGTTTCGCGCCAGGTCACCGAGCAATCAGAGCAAATGCAATCCGGTGCTCAGCAAGTCTCGGATGGCACCACCGAGCAAGCCAATTCGGTTCAAGAAACCGCAACAGCGATGGAGCAGATGACCACATCCATCCGCGAAAATGCGGATGGCGCGGTGGAAGCCGATCGCAAAGCCACAATTTTGGCAGAAGACGCGCAGGTCTGCGCGCAAGCAATGGAAAAAACCGCAGGATCCATGAAAGATATCGCGGACAAAATTACGATTGTTGAAGAAATCACACGCAAAATTGAACTCTTGGCCCTGAATGCTTCGGTCGAGGCGGCCCGCGCTGGCGAGCATGGCAAAGGCTTTGCCGTGGTAGCCTCAGAAGTGTCAAAACTGGCCGAATTAAGCAAGCAAGCCGCCTCTGATATTCAAGTCTCGTCTGGCGAAGGCAAAGAGCTGGCTGAAAAAACCAACCAGATGCTCAATGCTTTGTTGCCCGAGATCGAAAAAACCAAAGATCTGGTCCAAAATATCAGCGCCTCTTCGGAAGAACAATCTACCGGAGCCGCGCAAATAAACACTTCGGTGCAAGTGTTGGACGGGGTTATTCAAAGCAATGCCTCAGCCGCGCAACAATTGTTTCAAACCGCGCAAACGGTTTCGGCTCTGGCCCCTCGTTTGAAGGCATTGGTCGCCCGCTTCAAAACCGACCACCCCTCTGACGAGGTGAGCTTTCAGCAATCGATGCCCGCGCCCCCATCGCGACCACCGGCACCATCCTCAGACCCAATTCAATCAAATAATTTTGAAAACTATTAA
- a CDS encoding AAA family ATPase — MLTYYKNSSTCLRAFYLKIKKNLRVTYIITFASSKGGSGKSTFCVNFAAYFGMRGRNVTILDTDFQKSSHDWVRESSDECLENVKTYVANEENSIRQYIKQSRCDILCVDSQGAVSRELAACLEASDLIITPCRPSRDDLVGLGWVAAFARRVNPKFATSSDRLLPVLNAVNKHSVAFQHARQQLMADGYKAADTAISQRVSQAEANFNRCSIFHQNSRAAQEFRALGWEVMERITQHKSEAAA; from the coding sequence CTGCTCACCTATTACAAAAATTCATCAACCTGCCTACGGGCATTTTATTTAAAGATTAAGAAAAATTTACGCGTGACATATATTATCACCTTCGCCAGTTCAAAAGGTGGATCAGGAAAATCCACATTTTGCGTCAACTTCGCAGCCTATTTCGGGATGCGCGGCCGCAACGTCACAATTCTTGATACCGACTTTCAAAAATCAAGCCATGACTGGGTGCGCGAAAGCTCAGATGAATGTTTAGAGAACGTTAAAACCTATGTGGCCAATGAAGAAAACAGTATAAGACAATATATCAAACAAAGCAGATGTGATATTTTATGCGTTGACAGTCAGGGCGCCGTCTCGCGGGAATTGGCCGCCTGTTTGGAAGCCTCAGATTTGATCATTACCCCCTGCCGCCCCTCGCGCGATGATTTGGTAGGCTTGGGTTGGGTGGCCGCGTTTGCGCGACGCGTCAATCCAAAATTTGCAACATCCTCAGATCGCTTATTGCCCGTTTTGAACGCGGTTAACAAACATTCCGTCGCCTTCCAACATGCCCGACAACAGCTTATGGCAGATGGGTATAAAGCCGCGGATACCGCGATTTCTCAACGCGTTTCGCAGGCTGAAGCGAATTTCAACCGCTGCTCGATTTTCCACCAAAACAGCCGCGCCGCGCAAGAGTTTCGCGCGCTGGGTTGGGAGGTGATGGAGCGCATCACGCAGCATAAATCGGAGGCCGCTGCATGA
- a CDS encoding DUF1272 domain-containing protein — translation MLELRPNCELCDKDLPPDSLEARICSYECTYCADCVETVLFNVCATCGGGLSARPIRPKNSWRANPELGLLVHPASQTRRVSKFARSEIEEMVEKLRAFNPEER, via the coding sequence ATGTTAGAATTGCGCCCGAATTGCGAGCTTTGCGATAAAGATTTACCACCCGATAGTTTAGAGGCCCGCATTTGTTCATATGAATGTACCTATTGCGCTGATTGCGTTGAAACCGTGCTTTTTAATGTCTGCGCAACCTGCGGAGGAGGCTTGAGCGCCCGCCCGATCCGCCCCAAAAATTCTTGGCGGGCAAATCCCGAGCTTGGCCTATTGGTGCACCCTGCCTCGCAAACGCGGCGCGTTTCAAAATTTGCGCGGTCTGAAATTGAAGAAATGGTCGAGAAGCTGCGCGCTTTTAACCCCGAGGAACGCTAG
- a CDS encoding DUF1289 domain-containing protein, with translation MTEKDLWRRNEPDSPCVNICLIHPKERLCTGCLRSIEEISIWSQLSPEARRTLMQELPARQAAFKKRQGGRAARLKKT, from the coding sequence ATGACAGAAAAAGATCTCTGGAGGCGTAATGAGCCAGATTCGCCCTGCGTGAATATCTGTTTGATCCACCCTAAAGAACGGCTCTGCACGGGGTGCCTACGCAGCATCGAAGAGATTTCCATTTGGTCGCAACTAAGCCCCGAAGCCCGCAGAACACTCATGCAAGAGCTGCCCGCCCGGCAGGCCGCTTTTAAAAAGCGCCAAGGCGGGCGCGCGGCCCGGCTCAAAAAAACGTAA
- the ruvX gene encoding Holliday junction resolvase RuvX, whose amino-acid sequence MIMDRIEEYALALPETGALIGLDLGTKTIGVAISDRLRSVATPIETIKRAKFNLDRQQLEAHIHTRDVKGLILGLPRNMDGSEGPRCQSTRAFARNLSSHITIPIGFWDERLSTVAAEKALLEADTSRRRRAEVIDHVAASYILQGVLDRLRHFHAQNAAVTR is encoded by the coding sequence ATGATTATGGATAGGATTGAAGAATATGCGCTGGCGCTACCGGAAACCGGCGCGCTTATTGGCTTGGATCTGGGCACCAAGACCATCGGCGTGGCGATTTCGGATAGGCTACGCTCGGTGGCAACCCCAATTGAAACTATCAAACGCGCGAAATTCAACCTCGACCGCCAACAGCTTGAAGCGCATATTCACACGCGCGATGTCAAAGGGTTAATTTTGGGTCTGCCGCGCAATATGGACGGCAGCGAAGGCCCGCGCTGCCAGTCTACACGCGCTTTTGCGCGCAATTTGAGCAGCCATATTACTATTCCAATCGGCTTTTGGGATGAACGTTTATCAACCGTCGCGGCTGAAAAAGCTTTGTTAGAGGCCGATACGTCCCGTCGCCGACGCGCGGAAGTGATCGACCATGTGGCTGCATCCTATATTTTACAAGGCGTTTTAGACAGGCTGCGCCATTTTCACGCGCAAAATGCAGCGGTAACAAGATGA
- the ccmI gene encoding c-type cytochrome biogenesis protein CcmI: protein MMFWIISTGLSAVVAAFFLAVMRAQSAQPETTTPALLIYKQQLQEVEKDVAKGLLAAEEAERLKIEISRRILALDATRPGQTRSDTPASLALTAGLITVTLLGGTFLMYREYGAPGYENLSQKQRIANAQRSLQTRPSLEEFAAAIPVQPEVVAPSADYTDLVEKLRKTVAERPDDLEGHVLLANVEAGLQNFAAAAQAQEAVLKLKGEAAEVSDFFDHAELLILSVQGYVAPEAEAILRDIIKQEPTHEGATYYIGLMMAQNDRPDQAFRLWRALLEKGPADAPWITPIRDQIEEVAVYAGINDYVLPDADQAAASAQLAGPTQSDIDAASDLSADERMIMIEGMVAQLAERLGAEGGSSAEWARLIGALSVLGRVDEAQEIWREAQLVFAGSATDLETLQRTAEQVGLIQ, encoded by the coding sequence ATGATGTTTTGGATTATCAGCACAGGGTTATCAGCAGTGGTCGCTGCGTTTTTCCTAGCCGTGATGCGGGCGCAATCTGCGCAACCCGAAACCACCACGCCGGCATTGCTGATCTATAAACAGCAATTGCAAGAGGTTGAAAAAGACGTCGCCAAAGGGCTCTTGGCCGCAGAGGAGGCAGAGCGGCTGAAAATCGAAATCTCGCGGCGCATTCTAGCACTTGATGCCACCAGACCCGGGCAAACCCGAAGTGACACACCTGCCTCACTTGCCCTGACAGCTGGGCTAATCACGGTGACTCTTTTGGGCGGAACGTTTCTAATGTACCGCGAATATGGCGCGCCGGGTTATGAAAACCTTTCGCAAAAACAACGCATTGCCAATGCTCAACGGTCATTGCAAACACGCCCCAGCTTGGAAGAATTTGCCGCTGCAATTCCCGTCCAACCCGAAGTTGTTGCGCCCAGCGCCGATTACACAGATTTGGTTGAAAAACTTCGCAAAACGGTTGCCGAACGCCCGGATGATCTTGAAGGCCATGTGCTGTTGGCCAATGTTGAAGCCGGTTTGCAAAATTTTGCAGCCGCCGCTCAGGCGCAAGAGGCAGTTTTAAAACTTAAGGGTGAAGCCGCTGAGGTTTCAGATTTCTTTGACCATGCCGAATTGCTGATTCTCTCGGTGCAAGGCTATGTCGCGCCCGAGGCCGAGGCTATTTTGCGCGATATTATAAAGCAAGAACCCACACATGAAGGCGCCACCTATTATATCGGCCTGATGATGGCGCAGAATGACCGCCCAGACCAAGCTTTCCGGCTTTGGCGCGCGCTTTTAGAAAAAGGCCCAGCTGACGCGCCTTGGATCACACCGATTCGGGACCAAATCGAAGAAGTGGCGGTTTATGCGGGGATCAATGATTATGTTCTGCCCGATGCAGACCAAGCCGCCGCCAGCGCGCAACTGGCTGGCCCGACGCAAAGCGATATTGATGCCGCAAGTGATTTAAGCGCCGATGAGCGGATGATAATGATCGAAGGCATGGTCGCGCAATTGGCCGAGCGCCTCGGCGCAGAAGGTGGCTCATCCGCGGAATGGGCCCGTCTGATTGGTGCCCTGAGCGTTTTGGGCCGCGTCGATGAAGCGCAAGAGATTTGGCGTGAGGCGCAACTGGTCTTTGCAGGGTCAGCCACAGATCTTGAAACCTTGCAACGAACAGCAGAACAGGTTGGGCTGATCCAATGA
- a CDS encoding sarcosine oxidase subunit beta family protein — translation MKRYSAFSIAREAMRYHSGWERAWRRPTPKAKYDVLIVGAGGHGLATAYYLGKNFGIKNVAIIEKGWLGGGNTGRNTTIIRSNYLQDPSAAIYEKARSLYETLSQDLNYNIMFSPRGVMMLAQTHHEVRGYQRTAHANALQGVKTEFVGPERVKELCPIINIDGPRYPVLGALWQSRAGTARHDAVAWGYARACSDMGMDIIQQCEVTGVTQAAGQVTGVETTKGAIACDKLGIVVAGHSGVLAQMAGFRLPVESVALQALVSEPIKPCMDVVVMANTVHGYMSQSDKGEMVIGGGADGFNNYTQRGSFHHAEETVRALVETFPMISRLKMLRWWGGIVDMTGDRSPILSKTPLDNCFINCGWGTGGFKAIPGSGFGMAELIAKGASSLTDEFSMWRFKEGKFIDESVAAGVAH, via the coding sequence ATGAAGCGTTATTCTGCATTTTCAATTGCGCGCGAAGCGATGCGTTACCATAGTGGTTGGGAGCGGGCTTGGCGCAGGCCAACGCCCAAGGCCAAATATGATGTTTTGATCGTTGGCGCGGGCGGTCATGGATTGGCAACGGCATATTACTTGGGCAAGAATTTTGGGATTAAAAACGTTGCGATTATCGAAAAAGGCTGGTTGGGGGGCGGTAATACGGGCCGCAATACCACCATCATCCGGTCAAATTACCTTCAGGATCCCTCTGCTGCGATATATGAAAAGGCGCGCAGCCTCTATGAGACGCTGAGCCAAGATTTGAATTACAACATTATGTTCAGCCCGCGTGGCGTGATGATGTTGGCGCAAACCCATCATGAAGTGCGTGGCTATCAAAGAACCGCCCATGCAAATGCGCTGCAAGGGGTGAAAACCGAATTTGTCGGACCTGAGCGCGTGAAAGAATTATGCCCGATCATCAATATCGACGGGCCGCGCTATCCTGTGCTGGGCGCTTTGTGGCAATCGCGGGCGGGCACCGCACGTCATGATGCGGTAGCCTGGGGCTATGCGCGCGCCTGCTCGGATATGGGTATGGATATCATTCAACAATGCGAAGTCACCGGGGTAACCCAAGCGGCAGGGCAGGTGACCGGGGTGGAAACGACCAAGGGCGCGATTGCCTGCGATAAGCTGGGCATCGTAGTGGCCGGGCATTCGGGCGTTTTGGCACAGATGGCCGGGTTTCGCCTGCCGGTAGAATCAGTGGCTTTACAGGCGTTGGTGTCCGAGCCGATCAAGCCCTGTATGGATGTGGTGGTCATGGCCAATACCGTGCATGGATATATGAGCCAATCGGATAAGGGTGAGATGGTGATTGGAGGCGGTGCGGATGGATTTAACAATTACACCCAACGCGGGAGCTTTCATCACGCCGAAGAAACTGTTCGGGCCTTGGTCGAAACCTTCCCCATGATTTCACGGCTTAAAATGCTGCGCTGGTGGGGCGGTATCGTGGATATGACGGGGGATCGCTCACCGATCCTGTCAAAAACGCCTTTGGACAATTGCTTTATCAATTGTGGTTGGGGAACCGGCGGCTTCAAAGCCATTCCCGGCTCGGGCTTTGGCATGGCTGAGTTGATCGCAAAAGGCGCCTCTTCGCTGACCGATGAGTTCTCGATGTGGCGCTTCAAAGAGGGCAAATTTATCGATGAAAGTGTGGCGGCCGGGGTGGCCCATTGA
- a CDS encoding sarcosine oxidase subunit delta, whose translation MLVMKCPYCGVEAEETELSPSGEAHLKRFGVGSSDDEFEAYLFQRENPKGLHFERWRHSFGCGKWFHAARCTTSLEVFGTYSAQSLTPPEDIKKAISAKRPGWSWREFS comes from the coding sequence ATGTTAGTGATGAAATGCCCCTATTGCGGCGTTGAGGCCGAAGAAACCGAGCTAAGCCCAAGCGGCGAGGCGCATCTGAAGCGCTTTGGCGTCGGGTCAAGCGACGATGAATTTGAAGCCTATTTGTTCCAGCGCGAAAACCCCAAAGGCCTACATTTTGAACGTTGGCGGCACAGCTTTGGTTGTGGAAAATGGTTTCATGCCGCGCGCTGCACTACGAGTTTGGAAGTGTTTGGTACTTATTCGGCGCAAAGTTTGACCCCCCCTGAGGATATCAAAAAGGCCATCTCTGCAAAGCGCCCTGGCTGGTCGTGGCGGGAGTTTTCGTGA
- a CDS encoding sarcosine oxidase subunit alpha family protein → MSTRLQTGGRLLNKDVPLNFTFNGRKMKGYQGDTLASALLANNQMLVGRSFKYHRPRGVVSSGAEEPNALINMGEGTRFEPNQRATTTELFDGLVAESQNHWPSLEFDIGAINSKLARFLPAGFYYKMFIHPRPLWKHVYEPFIRRSAGLGKAPKMRDSDTYEHFYAFYDLVIVGGGIAGLMAAKAAASSGAQILVMEQSAHWGGRCVVEPDQINGKDPEYFIEDLVTELTAQANVTMRTRLMGAGVYDHGYLLGYERLRDHAPSQPGPRHRLWRIRAGKILTATGAIERPLSFAGNDLPGVILASALRDYVENFGVSMGDRTVVLTNNDDAYRTAIALKAAGLDVPVILDARSAGGGSLAEAAQKLGIRVETGKAVAFVKGRGVVTGVAICDQAGQGTVLEEIACDCLAMSGGWSPVVHLWSHCGGKLVWDEALAMFRPDPEKAPLNQEGEGFVLAAGAANGHFSLGAVMQDALQQGAEAAGITAASQPLPEVDQTAEAAMEAVWMMPQGAGVKLRSKAWLDFQNDVKVSDVQLAAQEGFESVEHAKRYTTLGMATDQGKLSNINGLAVLAGALNADIPAVGTTTFRPPYTPISMGAIAGAARDEIFQPVRQTPMHDWHIEQGAYMEPVGQWRRPYCYPRADETHQDAVAREIRQTRNSVGLLDASTLGKLLVQGPDAAKFLDMLYTNMMSTLKIGKCRYGLMCSENGFLMDDGVVVRLGEHSFLCHTTSGGAEHIHAHMEEWLQTEWWDWKVYVANLTEQYAQVGVVGPKAGDVLEKLGGLDVSKEALGFMEYAEGRLGAFDVRVFRISFSGELSYEIAVPAGQGLAFWQALCAAGEEFGIMPYGTEALHVMRAEKGFIMIGDETDGTVIPQDLGLDWAISKKKSDFLGKRAQERSHMVDPDRWKLVGLETLDGSVLPDGAYAVGEGENANGQRNTIGRVTSTYFSPTLNRGIAMGLVAQGPERMGEILNFPNLSGNEVKVKLVDPVFYDKNGDRQNV, encoded by the coding sequence ATGAGTACGCGTTTGCAAACAGGCGGTCGTCTTTTGAATAAAGACGTCCCTTTGAATTTTACGTTTAACGGTCGCAAAATGAAGGGATATCAAGGCGATACCTTGGCCTCGGCCTTGCTTGCGAATAATCAAATGCTGGTGGGGCGCTCTTTTAAATATCACCGCCCACGCGGCGTTGTCAGCAGCGGCGCCGAAGAACCCAATGCTTTGATCAATATGGGCGAGGGCACCCGGTTTGAGCCCAACCAGCGCGCAACGACGACCGAATTATTCGACGGTCTTGTGGCTGAATCGCAAAACCATTGGCCCAGTTTGGAATTTGACATCGGCGCGATCAATAGCAAATTGGCGCGCTTCCTGCCTGCCGGGTTCTATTATAAAATGTTCATCCATCCGCGCCCGCTTTGGAAACATGTCTATGAGCCTTTTATTCGCCGCTCGGCCGGTTTGGGCAAAGCGCCCAAAATGCGTGATAGCGATACTTACGAGCATTTTTACGCCTTTTATGATTTGGTTATTGTTGGGGGGGGTATTGCCGGATTGATGGCCGCGAAAGCCGCGGCAAGCTCGGGCGCACAGATCTTGGTCATGGAGCAAAGCGCGCATTGGGGGGGGCGCTGCGTGGTCGAGCCCGATCAGATTAACGGCAAAGATCCCGAGTATTTCATCGAGGATCTGGTTACAGAGCTGACGGCCCAGGCAAATGTAACAATGCGCACCCGATTAATGGGCGCAGGTGTCTATGATCACGGCTACCTTCTGGGATATGAGCGCCTGCGGGATCATGCACCCTCGCAGCCGGGTCCGCGGCATCGTTTATGGCGGATCAGAGCCGGAAAGATCCTGACCGCGACGGGCGCGATCGAGCGGCCGCTTTCTTTTGCGGGCAATGATCTTCCCGGGGTGATTTTGGCCTCGGCTTTGCGCGATTACGTTGAGAATTTTGGTGTGTCGATGGGGGATCGCACGGTCGTTCTTACCAATAATGATGATGCGTATCGCACGGCCATCGCCTTGAAAGCTGCAGGGCTGGATGTGCCGGTTATTTTGGATGCGCGCAGCGCAGGCGGTGGCTCCTTGGCCGAGGCGGCGCAAAAGTTGGGCATTCGCGTAGAAACGGGCAAAGCCGTGGCCTTTGTAAAGGGGCGCGGCGTGGTAACGGGCGTGGCGATTTGCGATCAAGCGGGGCAGGGCACGGTTTTGGAAGAAATCGCTTGTGATTGTTTGGCGATGTCGGGGGGCTGGTCTCCGGTGGTGCATTTATGGTCGCATTGCGGGGGTAAACTGGTCTGGGATGAGGCTCTGGCGATGTTCCGGCCAGATCCTGAAAAGGCGCCGCTCAACCAAGAGGGTGAGGGGTTTGTTTTGGCGGCTGGCGCGGCCAATGGGCATTTTTCTCTTGGCGCAGTGATGCAGGATGCGCTGCAGCAAGGCGCAGAGGCCGCGGGTATAACAGCGGCTTCACAGCCCCTGCCTGAGGTCGATCAAACGGCGGAAGCCGCGATGGAAGCGGTCTGGATGATGCCGCAGGGTGCGGGTGTAAAGCTACGTTCAAAAGCGTGGCTGGATTTTCAAAATGACGTCAAGGTCAGCGATGTGCAATTGGCAGCGCAAGAGGGGTTTGAAAGCGTCGAACATGCCAAACGTTACACCACCTTGGGCATGGCAACGGATCAGGGGAAATTGTCGAATATCAATGGTTTGGCGGTGCTCGCTGGGGCTTTAAACGCCGATATTCCGGCGGTGGGCACAACCACCTTTCGCCCACCTTACACGCCGATTTCCATGGGCGCGATTGCGGGTGCGGCGCGCGATGAGATTTTTCAACCGGTGCGGCAAACCCCGATGCATGACTGGCATATCGAGCAGGGGGCTTACATGGAGCCGGTGGGGCAATGGCGCCGCCCCTATTGCTATCCTCGGGCCGATGAAACCCATCAAGACGCGGTTGCGCGTGAAATTCGCCAAACAAGAAATTCGGTGGGGCTGTTGGATGCCTCTACTTTGGGCAAGCTTTTGGTACAGGGGCCAGATGCCGCAAAGTTTTTGGATATGCTCTACACCAATATGATGAGCACGTTGAAAATCGGAAAATGCCGCTATGGGTTGATGTGTTCGGAAAACGGCTTTTTGATGGATGATGGAGTCGTGGTGCGCCTTGGTGAACATTCGTTTCTTTGCCACACGACTTCTGGCGGCGCTGAGCATATTCATGCGCATATGGAAGAATGGCTGCAAACCGAATGGTGGGATTGGAAGGTCTATGTCGCCAATCTTACCGAACAATATGCGCAAGTGGGCGTGGTTGGACCGAAAGCGGGCGACGTCTTGGAAAAGCTGGGCGGTTTAGATGTCAGCAAAGAGGCGCTGGGCTTTATGGAATATGCCGAGGGGCGGCTGGGCGCTTTTGACGTGCGTGTCTTTCGAATTTCCTTTTCCGGCGAGCTTTCTTACGAAATAGCGGTGCCTGCGGGGCAGGGACTGGCGTTTTGGCAGGCGCTCTGCGCGGCCGGAGAAGAATTTGGGATCATGCCCTATGGCACCGAGGCGCTGCACGTGATGCGGGCCGAAAAAGGGTTTATTATGATCGGTGACGAAACGGATGGTACGGTTATTCCGCAGGATTTGGGATTGGATTGGGCGATTTCAAAAAAGAAAAGCGATTTTCTAGGCAAGCGCGCGCAAGAGCGCAGCCATATGGTAGATCCAGACCGGTGGAAACTTGTCGGATTGGAAACGCTTGATGGCAGTGTTCTGCCAGATGGGGCCTATGCTGTGGGTGAGGGCGAAAACGCAAATGGCCAGCGCAATACAATTGGCCGCGTTACCTCTACTTATTTCTCGCCAACGCTGAATCGGGGCATTGCCATGGGGTTGGTTGCGCAGGGGCCTGAACGAATGGGAGAGATTTTGAATTTTCCCAATCTTTCGGGCAATGAGGTGAAGGTAAAACTGGTTGATCCGGTGTTTTACGACAAGAATGGAGATAGACAAAATGTCTAA
- a CDS encoding sarcosine oxidase subunit gamma: protein MEIDKMSKLQTQDKPADFEGIARISQVSGLGMLTLRGDFSDKKFQTGLKKATRLSPPGTRQIEQAGALSLAWMSPDEALLIGPEEEVSEILPLLETALNSCHAMVVDVSDARAVFAISGGAARSVAAKLAPVDMRVTGFPVAEIRRTRFGQIAAAMWLPAEAEIRVICFRSVARFMFKQLCVAAAIGAEVGDW, encoded by the coding sequence ATGGAGATAGACAAAATGTCTAAGCTGCAGACACAGGACAAACCCGCCGATTTTGAAGGCATTGCCCGAATTTCGCAGGTGTCCGGCTTGGGTATGCTGACTTTGCGCGGTGATTTTTCGGATAAAAAATTTCAAACTGGGCTCAAAAAAGCCACGCGCCTATCGCCGCCGGGGACGCGGCAGATTGAGCAGGCCGGTGCGCTGTCTCTTGCATGGATGTCACCCGATGAGGCGCTTTTGATCGGCCCCGAAGAAGAGGTTTCTGAGATTTTGCCCCTGCTTGAAACGGCGTTGAACAGTTGCCACGCCATGGTGGTTGACGTGTCAGATGCGCGGGCGGTCTTTGCGATTTCGGGCGGTGCTGCGCGCAGCGTGGCGGCGAAACTGGCGCCGGTAGATATGCGCGTCACCGGCTTTCCAGTTGCCGAAATAAGGCGCACTCGGTTTGGCCAAATTGCAGCTGCGATGTGGCTGCCAGCTGAAGCTGAAATCCGCGTGATTTGCTTTCGTTCGGTGGCGCGTTTTATGTTTAAACAACTATGCGTCGCGGCTGCTATTGGCGCAGAGGTTGGCGATTGGTAA
- a CDS encoding superoxide dismutase, producing the protein MAFELPDLPYAHDALADKGMSKETLEYHHDLHHKAYVDNGNKLIAGTEWENQSLEDIIRGTYQAGAVAQNGIFNNASQHWNHNQFWEMMGPGGAAMPTELVAAINDSFGSVDAFKSEFAAAGAGQFGAGWCWLVKDVDGGLKVTKTENGVNPLCFGQTALLGCDVWEHSYYIDFRNKRPAYLSNFLDNLVNWENVASRM; encoded by the coding sequence ATGGCTTTTGAACTTCCTGATCTTCCCTATGCCCATGATGCGCTTGCCGATAAAGGTATGTCCAAGGAAACGTTGGAATATCATCACGATCTGCATCACAAAGCCTATGTCGATAATGGCAATAAACTGATTGCCGGCACCGAGTGGGAAAACCAATCGCTCGAAGATATTATTCGGGGCACCTATCAAGCCGGTGCGGTGGCTCAAAATGGTATTTTCAACAATGCCAGCCAGCATTGGAACCACAATCAGTTTTGGGAAATGATGGGGCCAGGCGGCGCTGCCATGCCCACAGAGCTGGTCGCGGCAATCAACGATAGCTTTGGAAGCGTTGATGCGTTTAAATCGGAATTTGCAGCCGCGGGCGCTGGGCAATTTGGCGCCGGTTGGTGCTGGCTTGTCAAAGACGTCGATGGCGGATTGAAAGTGACCAAGACCGAAAATGGCGTGAACCCGCTTTGCTTTGGCCAAACGGCTTTATTGGGCTGCGATGTGTGGGAACATTCCTACTACATCGATTTCCGCAATAAACGCCCGGCCTATCTGTCAAACTTCCTAGATAATCTGGTGAATTGGGAAAATGTTGCCAGCCGCATGTAA